One segment of Shewanella piezotolerans WP3 DNA contains the following:
- a CDS encoding MarR family winged helix-turn-helix transcriptional regulator, whose product MKNQDDHLNHAIIEFYEKLSSWEMAVVKDNGFSLPQVHIVEILGLNGPMRMKELAEKIGVTTGTLTVQVDKMVKAGLVLRRAHETDRRSILVELTDAGQVMFEEHDKLHMQLTADLTVNFNDEERSQMLDFFKRINKEF is encoded by the coding sequence ATGAAAAACCAAGACGATCACTTAAATCACGCCATCATTGAGTTTTATGAAAAGTTGTCGTCTTGGGAAATGGCTGTCGTTAAAGACAACGGCTTTAGTTTACCCCAAGTACACATTGTTGAGATCTTAGGTTTGAATGGTCCAATGAGAATGAAAGAATTGGCAGAGAAAATTGGCGTGACTACAGGTACGCTAACCGTTCAAGTTGATAAAATGGTAAAAGCTGGCTTAGTGTTGCGTCGTGCCCATGAAACTGATCGTCGTTCGATATTAGTAGAATTAACTGATGCAGGCCAAGTGATGTTTGAAGAGCATGATAAACTCCATATGCAACTTACCGCAGATCTTACAGTCAATTTTAACGATGAAGAGCGCAGCCAAATGTTAGATTTCTTTAAGCGTATCAATAAAGAGTTTTAA
- a CDS encoding GGDEF domain-containing protein, whose translation MDMAQHLSETELSARILRHAVPKMSELNIPVTPNNYSVWYEYYLGINLDLKRAIDGLLANEVSFTATVCEGLFTTYIQQHSPEVVENVQIETQLLINQLLAKIAGMSHGNVKFSSSLKAFDKALKTNPSSEVLQQLVDDITTELDGIIDANIAMDQSLNTINQEVSALKSEMSELRSVVMTDQLTSLNNRRAFDEEVISHIDTFNQKEFESSLLVVDIDHFKKFNDVHGHLIGDKVLTYVAQALKQSVKGDDFVARYGGEEFVILLPNTGIDEAKIVANNLRQKIAKRNLTIGKEKKLPLGNITVSVGCASLKNEDSKDSYFIRADEALYRAKSAGRNCVMVESESN comes from the coding sequence ATGGATATGGCTCAACATTTGTCTGAGACCGAGTTGTCAGCGCGAATTTTAAGGCATGCAGTTCCCAAGATGTCAGAACTGAACATTCCTGTTACACCGAATAACTATTCCGTTTGGTATGAGTATTACTTAGGCATTAATTTAGATTTAAAACGGGCGATTGACGGATTACTAGCAAACGAAGTCAGTTTTACGGCGACGGTATGTGAAGGTTTGTTTACCACGTATATACAGCAACATTCACCCGAAGTCGTGGAGAATGTGCAGATAGAAACGCAATTATTAATTAATCAGTTGCTTGCTAAAATTGCTGGAATGAGCCACGGAAATGTAAAGTTTTCATCGTCGTTAAAGGCGTTCGATAAAGCACTTAAAACTAACCCAAGCTCTGAAGTCTTACAGCAACTTGTCGATGATATTACCACCGAATTAGATGGTATTATTGATGCTAATATTGCCATGGATCAAAGCCTTAATACCATTAATCAAGAGGTTTCTGCACTTAAATCTGAGATGTCTGAACTTCGCTCTGTTGTCATGACCGATCAGCTAACTTCACTTAATAATCGCCGTGCTTTTGACGAAGAAGTGATAAGTCATATTGACACCTTCAACCAGAAAGAGTTTGAAAGTAGTTTACTGGTGGTTGATATTGATCATTTCAAAAAGTTCAACGATGTACATGGACATTTAATCGGTGACAAGGTACTAACATACGTAGCTCAGGCACTGAAACAGAGTGTTAAAGGCGATGATTTTGTTGCTCGGTACGGCGGTGAGGAGTTTGTCATTCTGTTGCCTAATACGGGAATCGATGAAGCTAAAATTGTTGCTAATAATTTGCGACAAAAAATAGCAAAACGGAACCTGACCATAGGCAAAGAGAAGAAACTTCCTTTGGGCAATATTACGGTTTCAGTTGGCTGTGCATCATTGAAAAATGAAGATAGCAAAGATAGCTACTTTATTCGTGCTGATGAGGCGCTGTATCGTGCTAAATCGGCCGGGCGTAATTGTGTGATGGTCGAATCGGAATCGAATTAA
- a CDS encoding AAA family ATPase — translation MEIRVNSSQKALSALYTAVCKSVVGQDHVVKSLIIALLTRGHVLLEGLPGTAKTRSIKSLAESMQANFGRIQFTPDLLPSDVTGSEVYREVAGKPQLDFQPGPIFNNLVLADEINRAPAKVQAALLEAMAEGTVTAAGHTRKLPDLFMVLATQNPVDQEGTYPLPEAQMDRFTLKVNVAYPDKAAELAIIKLVRQEENGPVNVNQTDCALVVSPTDIITGQQELADIYVSPVMENYIVDLIMATRDVDEYDNAQFPEWIEVGASPRASIALDRCARAHAWLDGRDFVCPDDVRAVLHSVLGHRLMLSYDAAASGIKPEQVVDDLVKYVPYGQ, via the coding sequence ATGGAAATCCGGGTGAATTCATCTCAAAAAGCGTTAAGCGCTTTATATACAGCAGTGTGTAAAAGTGTTGTGGGTCAAGATCATGTCGTTAAGTCTTTAATAATAGCTCTGTTGACTCGAGGTCATGTGTTGTTAGAAGGATTACCTGGAACTGCAAAAACGCGTTCCATAAAATCGCTTGCTGAATCAATGCAAGCTAATTTCGGTCGAATACAGTTTACCCCAGATCTTTTACCGTCTGATGTCACAGGCTCTGAAGTCTATCGAGAGGTGGCCGGTAAACCGCAACTAGATTTTCAACCAGGCCCGATTTTTAACAACTTAGTGCTAGCCGATGAGATAAATAGGGCGCCAGCCAAGGTACAAGCTGCACTCCTTGAAGCGATGGCTGAAGGAACGGTAACAGCTGCTGGTCACACTCGAAAGTTACCTGATCTATTTATGGTTTTAGCAACACAGAACCCTGTTGATCAAGAGGGGACTTACCCGTTACCTGAAGCACAAATGGATCGCTTTACGTTAAAGGTTAATGTGGCTTATCCAGATAAGGCAGCTGAACTGGCAATTATTAAATTAGTTAGGCAGGAAGAAAACGGCCCTGTGAACGTAAACCAAACTGACTGTGCATTGGTTGTTTCGCCAACTGATATCATTACCGGACAGCAAGAACTTGCTGATATTTATGTCTCGCCAGTCATGGAAAACTACATCGTTGATCTTATTATGGCGACTCGCGATGTTGATGAATATGATAACGCTCAATTCCCAGAATGGATTGAAGTCGGTGCGAGTCCAAGGGCTAGTATAGCGCTAGATCGTTGCGCGAGGGCACACGCTTGGCTTGATGGACGAGATTTTGTTTGCCCTGATGATGTGCGAGCTGTACTACACAGTGTGCTGGGACACCGTCTTATGCTCAGCTACGACGCCGCTGCATCGGGGATAAAACCTGAGCAGGTTGTCGATGATCTAGTCAAATACGTTCCGTATGGACAGTAA
- a CDS encoding bifunctional acetate--CoA ligase family protein/GNAT family N-acetyltransferase, with protein sequence MSQRTLHTLFKPRSVAIIGASNQPKRAGNVLIKNLLSGGFSGPIMPVTPKYEAVMGVLAYPNIEALPLKPDLAIICTAASKVPAIIETLAQFGCKVAIVMASGMADEFNKDGISLLHQMEQYADRYGMRILGPNSLGMILPNIGLNASLAHTSALPGKIAFVSQSAAICTTVLDWANNKGIGFSSFISLGDANDIDFDELLDYLGRDSKTDAIMLYIDSVNEKRLFLSAARAASRNKPILVIKSGRSTEGTSAAKLHTGGVAGNDAVYEAAFRRAGMLRVNDLIELFAAVETLAHSTPLQGERLGIISNGGGPAVLALDELILSGGKLPPLAADIYQKLNTILPKSWSGQNPVDIGGDSDASRYAKSLEIMMDSDNLDAILILHSPSALGESVQVAQAIADTIAKHPNKNRVNILTNWSGEDSAYEARRHFSKSGIPTYRTPEGAVGAFMHMVEYRRNQKLLQEVPLSIPDNIPANTAVAREKLQMALSQGKTILETHESSSILGAYGLNTIETWFANTAEEAVNLARKAGYPIALKVQSPDIHHKSDVHGVMLNLTSDNEVEHAAKAIIDRVISLDPDAKIEGLIVQKMALTAGAQEIRVAVANDPVFGPAILLGEGGSEWDPTQDASVALPPLNMTLARYMVIQALKTKKLKDRHLPLGLNMNALCVLLTQISHLIIDCPEIASLDLNPVLCAGESITLLDVNIQLHKEPVDNAARLAISPYPKELEQLAMLKNGNEVMLRPILPEDEPKHLAFDNSLSDEDRYKRYFGVRSKMTHEEMAVLTQIDYAREMAFIATAKGDDGDDITLGAIRASIDPDNTEAEFAMAVRSNFQGQGLGKLLLEKLINYYKANDTLVLTGFTMFENRNMASLAKHLGFTVTFDMEERLIKMHMDLKA encoded by the coding sequence ATGAGCCAACGTACTCTCCATACACTTTTCAAGCCTAGATCCGTTGCGATAATAGGTGCGTCTAACCAACCTAAACGTGCGGGCAATGTACTGATAAAAAACCTGTTATCAGGTGGTTTTTCTGGACCTATTATGCCGGTAACCCCTAAGTATGAGGCCGTTATGGGAGTACTGGCCTATCCCAATATTGAAGCATTGCCACTTAAGCCTGATCTTGCCATTATCTGCACTGCAGCCAGCAAGGTACCCGCCATTATCGAAACGCTCGCACAGTTTGGCTGCAAAGTCGCAATTGTCATGGCGTCGGGAATGGCCGATGAATTCAATAAAGATGGGATCAGTCTGCTGCACCAAATGGAGCAATATGCGGATCGTTATGGCATGCGGATCTTGGGACCTAATAGTCTTGGTATGATATTGCCGAACATTGGCTTGAATGCCAGTTTAGCCCACACCAGCGCTCTTCCTGGAAAGATCGCGTTTGTATCACAATCAGCAGCAATCTGTACCACTGTTCTCGATTGGGCTAACAATAAGGGGATCGGTTTTTCCTCTTTTATATCACTCGGTGATGCTAACGATATCGATTTTGATGAACTATTGGATTATTTGGGGCGAGATTCAAAAACCGATGCAATTATGCTCTATATCGATTCGGTAAATGAAAAACGTTTGTTTCTATCTGCAGCACGAGCAGCATCTAGAAATAAACCTATTTTAGTTATTAAGTCTGGTCGCAGCACTGAAGGCACAAGTGCAGCCAAACTCCATACCGGCGGTGTTGCCGGTAATGATGCCGTTTATGAAGCCGCTTTTAGGCGTGCGGGCATGTTACGAGTTAATGACTTAATTGAACTATTTGCGGCAGTAGAAACCTTAGCTCACTCAACACCTTTGCAAGGTGAACGCCTAGGGATAATCAGTAATGGTGGAGGCCCTGCAGTTTTGGCTCTGGATGAGCTTATCCTTAGCGGTGGCAAACTACCTCCCCTCGCTGCAGACATCTACCAAAAGCTCAATACTATTTTGCCAAAAAGCTGGTCAGGACAAAACCCTGTCGATATTGGTGGCGATTCCGATGCAAGCCGCTATGCGAAATCTCTTGAGATAATGATGGATAGCGATAATTTAGATGCCATCTTAATATTGCATTCTCCATCGGCATTAGGGGAAAGCGTACAAGTCGCCCAAGCGATTGCGGATACCATCGCCAAACATCCCAATAAGAACAGAGTCAATATATTAACCAATTGGAGCGGTGAAGATTCAGCTTACGAAGCCCGTAGACATTTTTCTAAATCAGGCATCCCTACCTACCGCACACCAGAAGGTGCAGTAGGTGCATTTATGCACATGGTTGAATACCGTCGTAATCAAAAGTTACTGCAAGAGGTGCCGCTTTCGATCCCAGATAATATTCCAGCCAACACGGCCGTAGCACGAGAAAAATTACAAATGGCGTTAAGCCAAGGCAAGACCATATTAGAAACACACGAATCTAGCAGTATATTAGGTGCCTATGGCCTTAATACTATCGAAACCTGGTTTGCCAATACTGCCGAGGAAGCGGTTAACTTAGCTAGAAAAGCAGGTTATCCCATTGCACTAAAAGTACAGTCGCCAGATATACACCACAAATCAGATGTACATGGTGTCATGCTCAACCTCACCTCAGATAATGAAGTTGAACATGCAGCCAAAGCCATAATAGACCGCGTAATATCCCTAGACCCTGATGCTAAAATTGAAGGGTTGATCGTACAAAAAATGGCGCTAACAGCTGGTGCTCAAGAGATAAGAGTCGCAGTAGCCAACGATCCGGTTTTCGGCCCAGCGATACTCCTTGGAGAAGGAGGATCTGAATGGGATCCTACTCAAGATGCATCAGTAGCCCTACCGCCACTAAACATGACGTTAGCTCGTTATATGGTGATCCAGGCACTAAAAACTAAAAAGTTAAAAGATCGTCACCTTCCACTTGGTCTTAATATGAATGCACTGTGTGTTTTACTGACACAAATATCGCATTTAATTATCGACTGTCCTGAAATAGCATCGCTCGATCTCAACCCAGTTCTATGTGCCGGAGAGTCAATCACCTTGCTTGACGTCAATATTCAATTACATAAAGAACCCGTTGATAACGCCGCCAGGCTTGCTATATCCCCTTACCCTAAAGAGCTTGAACAATTAGCAATGCTGAAAAACGGTAATGAAGTGATGCTTAGGCCCATTCTCCCTGAGGATGAGCCAAAACATTTGGCATTTGATAACTCTCTCTCTGATGAGGATAGGTACAAGCGCTACTTTGGCGTTCGCTCAAAAATGACCCACGAAGAGATGGCGGTTCTGACGCAGATAGATTACGCCAGAGAGATGGCCTTTATTGCAACGGCAAAAGGAGATGATGGCGATGATATAACGCTCGGCGCAATCAGAGCTTCAATTGACCCAGATAATACAGAAGCGGAATTTGCCATGGCCGTACGCAGCAATTTCCAAGGGCAAGGCTTGGGCAAGTTGCTGCTTGAAAAACTCATAAACTATTATAAAGCTAATGACACACTCGTTCTCACAGGGTTTACCATGTTTGAAAATCGCAATATGGCGAGTTTAGCTAAACACTTAGGTTTCACAGTAACCTTTGATATGGAAGAACGCCTAATTAAAATGCATATGGATCTTAAGGCATAA
- a CDS encoding DUF4381 domain-containing protein → MLSIHHIQRASEQSEFSFGNPMLQLNEFVGIEMPKAVAFVPQTWGWWLLLSTVIALLAVYSYRRVRHWRQNRYRKQAVKKVMAAKGKPLAEFSVIVLKEIKQAISIAYGASTLVVPSNISLSSSLKSTAATQATASPNRISLAAIDGHALLLLLDITAEHNTSFNTPLGDAWQLSLLSKIEAKDAIAVQNNLAQQCCVWLMYHTPKLPSSLIVEKASADA, encoded by the coding sequence ATGCTGAGCATACATCATATTCAAAGGGCATCAGAACAAAGCGAGTTTAGCTTTGGTAATCCGATGCTGCAACTGAATGAGTTTGTGGGTATTGAAATGCCTAAAGCTGTTGCATTTGTACCGCAAACTTGGGGCTGGTGGCTGTTGTTATCCACTGTGATTGCGCTCCTTGCAGTATATTCTTACAGACGGGTGAGACATTGGCGACAAAATCGCTACCGTAAGCAAGCTGTCAAAAAAGTAATGGCAGCAAAAGGTAAACCGTTAGCAGAGTTTTCAGTCATAGTGCTTAAAGAGATAAAGCAGGCCATTTCTATTGCCTACGGAGCTTCAACGTTGGTGGTTCCGTCAAACATAAGCCTGTCGAGCAGTCTCAAAAGCACTGCAGCGACTCAAGCAACAGCTTCCCCTAATCGCATTAGTTTAGCTGCAATTGACGGGCATGCATTACTGCTGTTGTTAGATATAACGGCTGAACACAACACTAGCTTTAATACTCCATTAGGTGATGCGTGGCAGCTTAGTTTACTATCCAAAATTGAAGCTAAAGATGCTATTGCGGTTCAGAACAACCTGGCACAGCAGTGTTGTGTTTGGTTAATGTATCATACGCCAAAATTGCCGAGTAGTTTGATTGTCGAAAAGGCGAGTGCAGATGCTTGA
- a CDS encoding VWA domain-containing protein, with protein MLEFNYPLWALVLPLPWLINYFLPAFKVKQAAIRVPFFNTIVALLRSAPNSALQYLKPSRWQQCALFIVWLLLVTAMTQPVILGEPQTRLQIGRDLMVVVDLSGSMDTKDFTLHVKQQTADGIANSSGTEISDEYISRLDAVKRVLHEFAEQRQGDRLGLILFGDAAYLQAPFTADLASWLRLLDESRVAMAGQSTHVGDALGLAIKVMSSDEIKSSQKNKVVLLLTDGNDTDSSVPPLEAAKIAAKKGIRVHVIAIGDPQTVGEQAMDMEVIEGVAALTGGKAFKAISTQELNKVYQTISKLEPAKFASFTYQPKKSVHYLPIAAALVIYLVTYIMVFVLRRFNVNKPSESDSEIEGKA; from the coding sequence ATGCTTGAATTTAACTATCCTCTTTGGGCGTTGGTGCTACCCTTACCTTGGTTAATAAACTATTTTTTGCCCGCTTTTAAAGTCAAACAGGCCGCAATTAGGGTTCCGTTTTTTAATACTATCGTGGCTCTATTGAGGTCAGCACCTAACTCAGCACTGCAATACCTAAAACCGTCGCGTTGGCAACAATGTGCGCTATTTATTGTATGGTTGCTGCTAGTTACAGCCATGACCCAACCAGTGATCCTTGGTGAACCACAAACACGGCTGCAAATAGGCCGCGATCTAATGGTCGTGGTCGATCTCTCTGGCTCGATGGATACCAAAGATTTCACCTTGCATGTTAAACAACAAACAGCTGACGGTATCGCAAACTCCTCGGGGACTGAAATTTCAGATGAATATATTTCACGACTTGATGCAGTTAAGCGCGTACTACATGAATTCGCTGAGCAGCGACAGGGTGACAGGCTCGGACTTATTTTATTTGGTGACGCGGCTTACCTACAGGCTCCTTTTACAGCAGATCTGGCTTCTTGGTTAAGGTTGCTTGATGAAAGCCGCGTGGCTATGGCGGGGCAAAGTACTCATGTCGGTGATGCATTAGGTTTAGCGATTAAAGTGATGTCAAGCGATGAAATTAAATCATCACAAAAAAATAAAGTGGTGTTATTGCTAACGGATGGTAATGACACCGACAGTTCCGTACCGCCACTTGAGGCGGCTAAAATAGCGGCCAAAAAAGGCATAAGAGTACATGTTATAGCCATTGGCGATCCACAAACCGTTGGTGAACAAGCAATGGATATGGAAGTGATTGAAGGTGTTGCTGCGCTCACAGGAGGGAAAGCATTTAAAGCTATATCGACACAAGAGCTCAATAAGGTCTATCAAACAATAAGTAAACTGGAGCCTGCAAAGTTTGCGAGCTTTACTTATCAGCCGAAAAAAAGTGTCCATTACTTGCCCATAGCGGCCGCACTCGTCATCTATCTGGTTACTTACATTATGGTATTTGTTTTACGTCGGTTCAACGTTAACAAACCCAGTGAGAGCGACTCAGAAATCGAGGGGAAGGCGTGA
- a CDS encoding DUF58 domain-containing protein, giving the protein MDFQSKRLHKTITNSDLDLQSLDPRIYCELQTLVALKPAAVKLSFQQGQFRTSAQAGRHNSKVRGRGLNFEELRHYQDGDDVKNMDWRTTMRTGKPHVRAYSEEKERQALIVVDQRASMFFGSQHAMKSVVAAQLSALSAWTILRSGDRVGGLVFNDHKSHYTKPRRSSGNVLSLFQSIIKANHNLNAESYAKESHFSLNKTLLQLDKISSGNSTIIIVSDWQGFNDESLSLLKQLQRKNDVVLVYVHDQFERELHHISDLVATDGSDQLSMIPKQINHQSPNFYKHYSDQFKQKLHVLNCASRTQILPVIEIDTDGSELNQFCSALGRGTN; this is encoded by the coding sequence GTGGATTTTCAATCAAAGCGGCTACATAAAACTATTACGAACAGTGATTTAGATTTGCAATCGTTAGATCCTCGTATCTATTGTGAATTACAAACGCTGGTAGCGTTAAAGCCTGCAGCCGTAAAGTTGTCTTTTCAGCAAGGGCAATTTAGAACCAGTGCCCAAGCAGGTCGCCACAACTCTAAAGTTCGTGGTCGCGGGCTTAACTTTGAAGAGCTTAGGCATTACCAAGACGGTGATGACGTAAAGAATATGGACTGGCGCACGACAATGCGTACGGGTAAACCTCATGTTCGTGCTTACAGCGAAGAAAAAGAGCGCCAAGCATTGATCGTTGTCGATCAACGCGCTTCGATGTTTTTTGGATCGCAGCATGCGATGAAATCCGTTGTTGCTGCTCAATTATCGGCGCTGTCTGCTTGGACCATATTGCGAAGTGGTGACAGAGTTGGCGGTTTGGTGTTCAATGACCATAAAAGTCACTATACCAAACCACGTCGTAGTAGTGGCAATGTACTGTCTTTATTCCAATCAATTATAAAAGCAAATCATAACCTTAATGCCGAAAGTTATGCAAAAGAAAGCCACTTTTCTTTAAATAAAACCCTATTACAGCTCGACAAAATCAGCAGTGGAAATTCAACAATCATCATCGTCAGTGACTGGCAGGGATTCAATGATGAGTCGCTCAGTTTGCTAAAACAGTTACAACGCAAAAATGACGTTGTTTTAGTTTATGTCCATGATCAGTTTGAACGAGAACTTCACCATATAAGTGATCTAGTCGCTACTGACGGTAGTGATCAGTTATCGATGATCCCTAAACAGATAAATCACCAATCCCCGAATTTTTATAAACACTATAGCGATCAATTTAAGCAGAAACTCCACGTGCTTAATTGTGCTAGCCGGACACAAATTTTACCTGTGATAGAAATTGATACTGATGGCAGTGAGTTAAATCAATTTTGCTCTGCATTAGGTAGGGGGACTAATTGA
- a CDS encoding phosphoethanolamine transferase produces MLSRLKSLSSNQFTVILALYYVCVFNIPFFQIVKQGVEKQADVNLVFIATIPLFLIFALSFIFSIFSFKYLAKPFFILLTLMSSSVFFAALQYGVVFDYGMIENTFETNSAEAMTYLNWASVLNFVATGVVPALLIYKANIEFKPLAKELLYKLALMATMLIGIGIIAIFYYQNYVSFGRNNDIIKRHIIPTYFIGSTAKYININYLQEPIKYKPLGLDAKNITNKQNDKPNLVVLVVGETAREMNYEYYGYGKPTNAHTKGQGLLTFKDTHSCGTATAVSLPCMFSRMDREDYQSRQAKAQDNAIDVLNHAGIGLDWLDNDSGCKGVCRNIDNILIEHDSDPDLCNGQYCYDQVLLNTLDDRLSTISSKDSLIVLHIIGSHGPTYYLRYPDEHRFFTPDCQRSDIQNCSDEELMNTYDNTILYTDYIVSQVVKKLQAKSEEFDTAMLYISDHGESLGESGMYLHGAPYAFAPEEQTKVPFLGWFSAGFAKQNKLDLSCLAKEAEQGDYSHDNLFDSLLGLMNVRTEVYQQDKDIFSNCRQ; encoded by the coding sequence GTGTTATCTCGTTTAAAAAGCCTTAGCAGTAATCAGTTTACAGTCATACTAGCGCTTTATTATGTCTGTGTTTTTAATATCCCATTTTTTCAAATCGTTAAACAGGGAGTAGAAAAGCAAGCGGATGTAAACCTAGTGTTCATCGCGACTATCCCGCTCTTTCTAATCTTTGCTCTCAGTTTTATATTTAGCATTTTTTCATTTAAGTACCTTGCGAAACCGTTTTTCATCCTGCTAACGCTAATGTCATCAAGTGTGTTTTTTGCTGCGTTGCAGTACGGCGTTGTTTTCGATTACGGCATGATTGAAAACACCTTTGAAACAAACTCTGCAGAGGCTATGACCTATTTAAATTGGGCTTCTGTACTTAATTTTGTTGCGACCGGTGTTGTTCCTGCGTTGCTTATTTATAAGGCTAATATTGAATTTAAGCCATTAGCTAAAGAGTTGTTGTATAAACTGGCCCTTATGGCAACAATGCTTATTGGTATCGGAATTATTGCAATATTCTATTATCAAAACTACGTATCGTTTGGCCGTAATAATGACATTATTAAACGTCATATTATTCCTACATACTTTATAGGGTCCACTGCAAAGTATATTAATATCAATTACCTGCAAGAGCCTATTAAATACAAGCCGCTCGGTTTAGATGCAAAAAACATCACTAATAAACAAAATGATAAGCCCAACTTAGTGGTACTGGTTGTGGGTGAAACCGCGCGCGAGATGAATTATGAATACTATGGCTATGGCAAGCCGACGAATGCACATACAAAAGGACAAGGTCTATTAACGTTTAAGGATACGCATTCATGCGGCACTGCAACTGCGGTGTCATTACCTTGCATGTTCTCCAGAATGGACAGAGAAGATTACCAGTCTAGGCAGGCAAAGGCACAAGACAATGCAATCGATGTGCTAAATCATGCAGGAATAGGACTAGATTGGCTTGACAATGACAGTGGCTGTAAAGGTGTTTGTCGTAATATCGATAATATACTTATTGAACACGACAGTGACCCTGATTTATGTAATGGACAATACTGTTATGATCAGGTTCTACTCAATACACTTGATGATCGGCTAAGTACTATAAGCAGTAAAGATAGCCTTATTGTGCTCCATATTATTGGCTCACATGGCCCGACTTACTACCTGCGCTACCCAGATGAACATCGCTTTTTTACCCCAGATTGCCAGCGCAGTGATATTCAGAACTGCAGTGATGAAGAGTTGATGAACACCTATGACAATACCATTCTATATACAGATTACATTGTGTCGCAGGTGGTTAAAAAGCTTCAGGCAAAAAGTGAAGAGTTTGATACTGCAATGCTCTATATCAGCGACCATGGTGAGTCGTTAGGTGAAAGTGGTATGTATTTGCATGGTGCCCCCTATGCGTTTGCACCTGAGGAGCAAACAAAAGTGCCTTTCTTAGGTTGGTTCTCTGCAGGTTTTGCCAAACAAAATAAACTTGATCTGAGTTGTCTAGCCAAGGAAGCAGAGCAAGGTGATTACTCTCACGATAACCTATTTGATAGTTTATTAGGCTTAATGAATGTCAGAACAGAGGTTTATCAGCAAGATAAGGACATTTTTTCAAACTGCAGACAGTAG